A single window of Bacteroidota bacterium DNA harbors:
- a CDS encoding gliding motility-associated C-terminal domain-containing protein, producing HDTYPPASYLDGAYRLQVFNRWGQLVYTGSQPWRGTDGSTDAPEGTYVVHIQVPDCQGGTRELIRTLMLVR from the coding sequence TGCACGACACCTACCCGCCCGCCAGCTACCTGGATGGCGCCTACCGCCTGCAGGTCTTCAACCGCTGGGGCCAGCTGGTGTACACGGGCAGCCAGCCCTGGCGTGGCACGGACGGCAGCACCGATGCGCCCGAGGGTACCTACGTGGTGCACATCCAGGTGCCCGACTGCCAGGGTGGCACGCGCGAGTTGATCCGTACGCTGATGCTGGTGAGATAG